A genomic stretch from Amphiura filiformis unplaced genomic scaffold, Afil_fr2py scaffold_133, whole genome shotgun sequence includes:
- the LOC140145094 gene encoding uncharacterized protein codes for MLLLPHIIQLSPPLRRNADWFDENNEPIQALLHERTVARNEMPRTGLRSKSTKLKECKSNVQRSLRQMRDEWWNKKAEAVQELAESGNSQAFFTAMKEVYGPRHSIASPLLNSSGTTLLTDKDDIKIRWQEHLQDLLNRPSSTTPNVLDNLVKPSSKTGMEKPPTMQN; via the coding sequence atgcttcttctgccacatattatacaGCTAAGCCCACCACTCCGTCGCAATGCTGATTGGTTTGATGAGAACAATGAACCAATCCAGGCTCTCCTTCATGAGAGGACAGTTGCCAGGAATGAGATGCCCAGGACAGGGCTCCGCTCGAAAAGCACAAAGCTTAAGGAGTGCAAAAGTAATGTCCAAAGATCTTTACGTCAGATGAGGGATGAATGGTGGAATAAGAAAGCAGAAGCCGTGCAAGAGCTAGCAGAGAGTGGTAACTCTCAAGCTTTCTTCACAGCCATGAAGGAAGTCTATGGACCTAGGCATTCAATTGCCTCTCCTCTTCTCAATAGCTCAGGTACAACTCTTCTAACTGACAAAGATGACATCAAGATCAGATGGCAGGAACATCTTCAGGATCTCCTTAACCGACCCTCTAGCACTACACCAAATGTCTTGGATAACCTTGTAAAACCATCAAGCAAAACTGGAATGGAAAAGCCGCCAACCATGCAAAATTGA